From one Caldithrix abyssi DSM 13497 genomic stretch:
- a CDS encoding TIGR03986 family CRISPR-associated RAMP protein produces the protein MSVKSPYNFVPISNRVVAYEKPEQVLHDIPFSDGLSGYIEVKLITQTPIYIRNSGNNNNDFFNAHIGKNNTVSRIIPGTSLKGTIRNVLEIISFSKLNKVTDHRYSIRDLSYSKYQSKMTEKVAGVIHPKVKAGWISQMSTGNGIIWNLTPCKYARVELKDLETYYFNTYHNNVRLNDRMSSIVKYQRWGNNLNIQFDYKEGDYQHSPGKIHYKKVTTLGSGKYSGTIVFTGQPFRRNEKKRKGKHMEFIFFNDGKTSYDVTALKKDFEFIHSNENEEPNDEWKYWKKKLSIGEPMPVFYLEDESGNVESFGLAMMYRLPYPNKISDAIRNSNAKHFPKNNEKYIPDLSDMLFGFTHNINGKNLALKGRIQFGHLFETKESAQSTNALGPITKILGSPKPTFYPYYIQQKIDNNLQVPKKGNKYDYKTLMDNDVELKGWKRYPSENNQPDLNSMPAGNTTTTFEPIAKNAEFFGKIKFFNLRPFELGALLWAISFGNNSSCQHKIGMGKPLGFGRVLLETSDLKIFYDREAHDISYFLKEFENYMNHKIPNWSQTEQIKELITMADVSYRSNYASEYPILDPDTNTNEFVREIKNRGYALPKYSQDSSKDTNIKILSSEKIRQQKQVEQKKKEAISKNPEIDKILNLTNSELKGYIKDESISLHDKKVLFDVYPLLPKSKQKIIMDNLHKRKGAIFKILVALENQFGRTFPRN, from the coding sequence ATGTCTGTAAAATCACCGTATAATTTTGTACCAATTTCAAATCGAGTCGTTGCGTATGAGAAACCTGAACAAGTATTACATGATATACCGTTTAGCGATGGTTTAAGCGGATATATTGAGGTAAAATTGATTACTCAAACTCCAATTTATATCAGAAATTCTGGCAATAACAACAATGATTTTTTTAATGCTCACATTGGAAAGAATAATACTGTGTCTCGTATTATCCCTGGTACCTCCCTTAAAGGAACCATTCGCAATGTTCTTGAGATTATTTCTTTTAGCAAATTAAATAAGGTTACCGATCATCGCTATTCCATTAGAGATCTCTCTTATTCAAAATATCAGTCAAAAATGACGGAAAAAGTCGCGGGTGTGATCCATCCTAAGGTCAAAGCCGGATGGATATCACAAATGTCGACTGGAAATGGCATAATATGGAATTTAACCCCTTGCAAATATGCGCGTGTAGAACTTAAAGATTTAGAAACCTATTATTTTAATACGTACCATAATAATGTTAGATTAAATGATCGTATGTCTTCAATTGTCAAATATCAACGTTGGGGCAATAATCTTAACATCCAATTTGATTATAAGGAGGGCGATTATCAACACTCTCCGGGTAAAATACATTATAAAAAAGTTACCACATTAGGTTCAGGAAAATATTCCGGCACCATTGTGTTTACCGGACAGCCTTTTCGTAGAAATGAAAAGAAAAGAAAAGGTAAGCACATGGAATTTATTTTTTTTAATGATGGTAAAACCTCCTACGATGTAACGGCTTTGAAAAAGGATTTTGAGTTTATTCACTCCAACGAAAATGAAGAACCCAATGACGAATGGAAGTATTGGAAAAAAAAGCTTTCCATAGGCGAACCGATGCCTGTATTTTACCTGGAAGATGAAAGTGGCAATGTTGAGTCCTTTGGTCTGGCTATGATGTATCGATTGCCTTATCCTAACAAAATTTCTGATGCCATTCGAAATTCAAACGCAAAGCATTTTCCTAAAAACAACGAAAAGTATATCCCGGATTTGTCCGATATGCTGTTTGGGTTCACGCACAATATTAACGGTAAAAATCTTGCATTGAAAGGGAGAATACAGTTTGGTCATTTATTTGAAACAAAAGAGTCTGCGCAAAGCACCAATGCATTAGGCCCTATCACGAAAATTCTTGGCTCTCCAAAGCCGACGTTTTATCCATATTATATCCAACAAAAAATTGACAATAATCTTCAAGTGCCAAAAAAAGGAAATAAATACGACTATAAAACTTTAATGGACAATGATGTAGAGCTTAAAGGGTGGAAAAGATACCCTTCAGAAAATAATCAGCCAGATTTAAATAGCATGCCAGCCGGAAATACGACTACTACTTTCGAGCCAATTGCCAAAAACGCTGAATTTTTTGGAAAAATTAAATTCTTTAATTTACGTCCATTTGAATTAGGCGCACTACTATGGGCAATTAGTTTTGGGAATAATTCTTCATGCCAGCATAAAATTGGTATGGGCAAACCTTTGGGCTTTGGAAGAGTATTATTGGAAACATCGGATTTAAAAATATTTTATGATAGAGAGGCACATGATATTTCTTATTTTTTAAAGGAATTTGAGAATTACATGAATCATAAAATACCAAACTGGAGCCAAACAGAGCAAATCAAGGAATTGATCACTATGGCTGACGTTAGTTATCGGTCTAATTATGCTTCTGAATATCCTATTTTGGATCCAGATACAAATACCAATGAATTTGTAAGAGAAATTAAGAATAGGGGCTATGCTTTGCCCAAATATTCTCAAGATTCCAGCAAAGATACTAATATCAAAATTCTAAGTTCCGAGAAAATTAGGCAACAAAAACAAGTGGAGCAGAAAAAGAAAGAGGCAATATCAAAAAATCCTGAAATTGATAAAATATTAAACTTAACCAATAGCGAATTGAAAGGTTACATTAAAGATGAAAGTATATCATTGCATGACAAGAAAGTATTATTCGATGTATATCCTTTGTTGCCAAAATCGAAGCAAAAAATAATCATGGATAATTTGCATAAGAGAAAAGGAGCTATATTTAAAATTCTGGTTGCTCTAGAAAATCAATTTGGTCGAACTTTTCCAAGAAATTAA
- a CDS encoding TM1812 family CRISPR-associated protein, translated as MENLKKILITAIGAPKNYQQVTWDEKPDPIKTPFPFLAVASKWNVDHILLLGTKEALDQNREHYQQLLDELERFGLKNSLSAKEIGALNTRDEFWNAFTEVVSNRLFKREEIDLFIDLTFGYRVQPILIFLAAYFLRETRPNIHLKKVTYGIKEADPPHILDMTELIYLLDWLKAAQLFIHGGSAKELVLRIKTITNDQLPKFVESFEDFTNAYAFNYVSYLKKKSERFLTAKNKDVKKFLNENYPVYSQVEPFIHDFLKIFKNKDQLSLQLNIARRNFEEGAYARSVLILRECFITLFCKVLNQTKNKFRQKVELVLLNRVYFALFDEQKSIKLSVEENRLAQETFRILNEAIPEKELQRFYRLWGEIRDIRNAVGHIKNFNKGEEIDFVELKNYLDTILQESKTILLSFVSHLDTRPQVKHTLQNLLSEKEEKRLFVIVNEGIHPILPALRQKYGNNIKYKILTAGNVDLDMEKTVAQQCKKIAEEYHDYQIFLVPGGYSYLSITAYGVFQQSMGRHPIWLQYDPGQNRYVEKNLSPRRLLNGGGE; from the coding sequence ATGGAAAACCTCAAAAAAATCCTCATTACTGCTATCGGGGCGCCAAAAAATTACCAACAGGTCACATGGGACGAAAAACCCGATCCCATCAAAACGCCCTTCCCCTTCTTAGCCGTGGCTTCTAAGTGGAACGTCGATCATATCCTTTTGTTAGGCACTAAAGAAGCGTTAGATCAAAACAGAGAACATTATCAACAATTGTTAGACGAATTAGAACGATTCGGCCTTAAGAACAGCCTAAGCGCTAAAGAAATTGGCGCGCTAAACACCAGAGACGAATTCTGGAATGCATTTACCGAAGTGGTTTCCAATCGCTTGTTTAAAAGAGAGGAAATCGATCTTTTCATCGACCTGACCTTCGGCTACCGCGTGCAGCCCATACTCATCTTTTTAGCCGCCTATTTCTTGCGCGAAACCAGACCAAATATCCATCTTAAAAAAGTTACTTACGGAATTAAAGAAGCCGATCCGCCGCACATCCTGGACATGACAGAACTTATCTACCTGTTGGACTGGCTAAAAGCCGCCCAATTGTTCATCCATGGCGGCTCCGCTAAAGAACTGGTTCTGCGCATCAAAACCATTACAAATGACCAGTTACCTAAATTTGTAGAGAGTTTTGAAGACTTTACCAATGCCTACGCCTTTAACTACGTTAGTTACCTGAAAAAGAAATCAGAAAGATTTTTAACCGCCAAAAATAAGGACGTTAAAAAATTCCTTAATGAAAACTATCCGGTTTATTCGCAGGTGGAACCCTTTATCCACGATTTCCTTAAAATCTTTAAAAATAAAGACCAGCTCTCCTTGCAACTCAATATCGCCAGAAGAAATTTTGAAGAAGGCGCTTACGCCCGTAGCGTTCTTATCCTGAGAGAATGCTTCATCACTCTTTTTTGTAAAGTTCTCAATCAAACCAAAAATAAATTCCGGCAAAAAGTGGAACTTGTGCTGCTTAACCGCGTCTATTTTGCCCTGTTTGACGAACAAAAAAGCATTAAACTTAGCGTAGAAGAGAACCGTCTGGCTCAAGAGACCTTTCGTATCCTGAACGAGGCGATTCCTGAAAAAGAACTGCAAAGGTTTTACCGGCTATGGGGAGAAATCCGCGATATTCGCAATGCTGTGGGACACATTAAAAATTTCAACAAAGGCGAAGAAATCGATTTTGTTGAACTTAAGAATTACCTGGATACCATCCTGCAGGAGAGCAAAACAATCCTCTTAAGCTTTGTCAGCCATCTGGATACCAGGCCGCAGGTTAAACATACGCTGCAAAACCTTTTAAGCGAAAAAGAGGAAAAGCGATTGTTTGTAATCGTCAACGAAGGCATTCATCCCATTTTGCCCGCCCTGCGTCAGAAATATGGCAATAACATCAAATACAAAATTTTAACCGCCGGCAATGTAGATCTTGACATGGAAAAGACCGTCGCTCAACAGTGCAAAAAAATTGCGGAAGAGTACCACGATTACCAGATTTTTCTGGTGCCCGGCGGCTATTCTTATCTTTCCATTACCGCCTATGGCGTTTTTCAGCAAAGTATGGGCCGCCATCCCATCTGGCTGCAATACGATCCCGGGCAAAACCGTTATGTGGAAAAGAATCTCAGTCCGCGCCGCCTGCTGAATGGGGGAGGGGAATAA
- a CDS encoding radical SAM protein, with the protein MHEARISITPFCNYKCFFCHNEGLAKKEGRKPQAQDLRFLISRLLDYGYNDLTFTGGEPFIYPDVLMETLNWLQNAHADRLPSVTIVSNGSLVQENHVVQILKYPKIKFHISLHTASDKNYQTITRQKRHSFSTILETLQLLAEYRAHFKINYVLLRGVNNSEPAIWSAVDLAARYCARAIKFLELLVMENNEWLYPYFFDVRSAEAIISKRALHLQTHNRRKVYRQKGLALDIELQQLTCKIGCAKCLENRDHTFSAALQYFPCMEASDVYYDLKNVALARAIKEGKKIIVNLAQKYGKRSPSLIQETRYTKSRKELFFSMAGANFELFLKKNNGRLLEQKQFNDWYYRPRTADSVWESKQRVIKIRQHVTDERRAKIIGCTVIMDEIEGLLFQRTLYLEKDREIYVCELENARKIMEALDMVCWFQNDLLLKVYLVDGAEVTASAVGGGTVIVGLNAQSFSSEIEMKAWLKKHGLETRGEKLLSLLQKFYRAVEKGLQ; encoded by the coding sequence ATGCATGAAGCGCGTATATCCATCACTCCCTTTTGCAACTACAAATGCTTTTTTTGCCACAACGAAGGCCTGGCCAAAAAAGAAGGGCGCAAACCGCAAGCGCAAGACCTGCGCTTCTTGATCTCCCGCTTGTTGGATTACGGATATAACGACCTTACCTTTACCGGAGGCGAACCCTTCATCTACCCCGATGTTTTAATGGAAACCCTGAACTGGTTGCAAAACGCCCACGCCGACCGCCTGCCCTCGGTAACCATTGTTAGCAACGGCTCACTGGTACAGGAAAACCATGTGGTGCAAATCCTGAAATATCCGAAAATCAAATTCCATATCTCTCTTCATACGGCCAGTGACAAAAATTACCAGACCATCACGCGCCAGAAGCGCCATTCTTTTTCTACTATTTTAGAAACCCTGCAATTACTGGCAGAATACAGAGCGCATTTCAAAATCAACTACGTGCTTTTGCGCGGGGTGAATAACTCGGAACCGGCTATCTGGAGCGCGGTGGACCTGGCCGCGCGCTATTGTGCCCGGGCCATTAAATTTTTGGAATTATTGGTGATGGAAAACAACGAGTGGTTGTATCCCTATTTTTTTGATGTGCGATCGGCCGAAGCCATCATAAGTAAAAGAGCGCTCCATCTTCAAACGCATAATCGTCGAAAGGTTTATCGCCAAAAGGGCCTTGCGCTCGATATCGAGTTACAGCAACTGACCTGTAAAATTGGCTGCGCAAAGTGTCTGGAAAATCGCGATCATACCTTTAGCGCCGCTTTGCAATATTTTCCGTGTATGGAAGCCTCTGATGTTTATTATGATCTGAAAAACGTGGCTCTGGCGCGGGCTATAAAAGAAGGCAAAAAAATCATCGTTAATCTGGCACAAAAATACGGCAAGCGCTCGCCGTCGCTTATTCAGGAAACACGCTACACCAAAAGCCGCAAAGAGCTCTTTTTTAGTATGGCCGGCGCGAACTTTGAGCTATTTTTAAAGAAGAACAACGGCCGGTTACTGGAGCAAAAACAGTTTAACGACTGGTATTACCGTCCGCGTACGGCGGACTCAGTTTGGGAGAGCAAGCAACGCGTCATTAAAATACGGCAGCATGTAACCGATGAGCGCCGGGCAAAGATCATCGGTTGCACCGTGATCATGGATGAAATAGAAGGTCTGCTTTTTCAAAGAACCCTTTATCTTGAAAAAGACCGGGAGATTTATGTGTGCGAATTAGAAAACGCCCGTAAAATAATGGAAGCGCTGGACATGGTTTGCTGGTTTCAGAACGACTTATTGTTAAAAGTATATCTGGTGGATGGCGCGGAGGTCACCGCCAGCGCCGTAGGAGGCGGGACGGTGATTGTTGGCCTGAACGCGCAAAGCTTTAGCTCCGAAATAGAGATGAAAGCCTGGCTAAAAAAACATGGATTAGAAACGCGCGGTGAAAAATTATTAAGCCTTTTGCAGAAATTTTACAGAGCGGTTGAAAAAGGTTTGCAATAG
- a CDS encoding ISL3 family transposase, translating into MKDKELFKQILGLSHPWEVSKVDLDIANEEVEIEIIYKSKKGFCPECEVEYDIYDHREKRRWRHLDTCQMKTYIVCKVPRIKCKEHGVKTIKVPWAEKSSRTTLLFERFAIELLLASKNQSKTAQFLRISFDMLHHIMSKAVERGLSRRTEEDIKYIGIDEKSMKRGHTYVSVLSDSERRRVIDVSEGRTTSSASSLINKGLTEKQKEGLKAVSMDMWKAFIKAVQKELPNASKVHDKFHIMKYLNDGVDKTRREEARKLQKSNDKTLVKSKYLFLKNPENMTDKQLSRFRKIQELNLITSQAWAAKENFKEFFRSETINDAKFFFAEWYQDIKGRSLNKMIKVAKMLIAHSDGLLNYIRYQIDNSVAEWLNGKIQEIKTVGRGFRKFENFRIAILFFLGKLDLFPQESQ; encoded by the coding sequence ATGAAAGATAAAGAATTATTTAAACAGATTTTGGGACTTTCGCATCCCTGGGAAGTGTCTAAAGTTGACTTAGATATTGCGAATGAGGAAGTAGAAATAGAGATTATCTATAAGTCAAAAAAAGGTTTTTGTCCCGAATGCGAAGTGGAATATGATATTTATGATCATCGCGAAAAACGTCGTTGGCGGCATTTGGATACATGCCAAATGAAGACCTATATTGTCTGCAAAGTTCCCCGCATTAAATGCAAGGAACACGGAGTAAAAACGATCAAAGTTCCTTGGGCAGAAAAGTCGAGTCGAACGACTTTATTATTTGAACGTTTTGCTATTGAGTTATTACTGGCCTCCAAAAACCAGAGCAAAACGGCACAATTTTTACGGATCAGCTTTGATATGCTTCATCATATAATGAGCAAAGCAGTGGAACGCGGGCTATCACGCCGAACGGAAGAGGACATTAAATATATCGGGATAGATGAGAAGAGTATGAAAAGAGGTCATACTTATGTAAGCGTATTATCCGATAGTGAAAGAAGACGTGTAATAGATGTAAGTGAAGGTCGCACAACAAGCTCTGCCAGTTCCTTAATAAACAAGGGATTAACAGAGAAACAAAAGGAGGGCCTCAAAGCGGTCAGTATGGATATGTGGAAAGCTTTTATTAAAGCTGTTCAAAAGGAGCTTCCCAATGCTTCCAAAGTGCATGACAAATTTCATATAATGAAGTATTTAAATGATGGAGTGGATAAAACCAGACGAGAGGAAGCCCGTAAATTACAAAAATCTAATGATAAAACCTTAGTGAAAAGTAAATATTTATTTTTAAAGAATCCGGAAAATATGACGGACAAGCAATTATCGCGTTTCAGAAAAATTCAAGAACTTAACCTTATCACTTCCCAGGCTTGGGCGGCCAAAGAGAACTTCAAAGAATTCTTTAGGAGTGAAACAATAAATGATGCGAAATTCTTTTTTGCGGAATGGTATCAGGATATTAAGGGACGTTCTTTAAATAAAATGATTAAAGTAGCAAAAATGCTCATTGCTCATTCAGATGGCTTATTAAACTATATAAGATATCAGATAGATAATTCAGTAGCCGAATGGTTGAACGGCAAGATACAGGAGATAAAAACAGTTGGTAGAGGCTTTAGAAAATTTGAAAATTTTAGGATAGCAATACTTTTCTTTCTTGGTAAATTAGACCTTTTTCCACAGGAATCCCAGTAG
- a CDS encoding tubulin-like doman-containing protein: MNAQYKIPTILLGIGGTGGRIVDQLAGMYYRLEEEHRNNIPTEFLVLDTDVNDINRIKHIEPQKVFRISRNYSIKQYIELHNNGRDIEGWFPILYQYLHNKSVLEGAGQIRILGRLALYAMFEQPGFEERVASEIRNTLRQWHGQLGNLRIFLIGSICGGTASGILIPLTLWLHKEFNALHPQIKGVFFLPGIYTNAYNLPINQHERLRVNAYAALKEIENMFRFIYGLYDRDQNGLKPRPLHFDFHPQYRNFQITSNQQLFKMVYLVDFENMKNQHLVKRGEEYENLVIHGIFNQLYTPIASAQGSIEDNNIIQTLQTLGKQKLTNIYCTFGVAAVEYPYDDLLNYLAHQYSIRTISENWLKIDREFEARKKNYDMQRQQGILNLPELRLEKEYVSIFESFSQNDTFFNTISKRFNIQVEGTNLTVNQADHYIEALEKHLLNELRTNELYFNFAYKYARGIDAETLKEEADPADAIATFEQDFEEMRLKLNRPGDQVSDMVFRQSVLVGEETPDGQLLEIHLQNYIRKDSPHPIGVRYFLYKVMLNLESKIENIEKELLQLNDQFNWYQYKAFDDPETEEIENATMRFDRIRNSGLIKRMLKINKFLENYSNEASNHIHHLKKYMEEYALLKLFKRIYEEVDNIVEEYETFFDSLPTLIHLVQVKISELENMHDARQKNSFKHYIFASAELKRKLWEQEKFRLTTFNDPKINHEIYELLFKTYYNRYRSSFTLSRRRKIHSTYPHKFIDILIPRCVDVVRSSIGGNYNLNFAEIFRKRIELENPDMEPQEIERLYIQEIKMLLKSLFNRAEGFLQVVDDRNIQTMIFLGIHEDVLNYLRNTINDFDAFIQQEAGQQTISDNFFNNRIIQAYRVRYGITAKDMARFHFKDGEYYRAYQKCIKNIFQSDDPEVFPNDVLPHLDKNWHKYGYLPGIFEEEIDLYNRMKMTAITAGRLTDTINIQKSHRAQNEIIVRWQWPGELLQESFMKKISPSTFCMIHYWLDDHAGYIPRFLDEFKNWVFNSNTYDEKISHFLRVWKELMKSLQEERGNLDNQTFIYNLAKQLLPMYKYLVMNQEGISDDEKFKQFNAGLQKFSDLLNKNTKLHQDEKNNLTNMIESVNTADVKELETILTQSEILL, translated from the coding sequence ATGAATGCTCAATACAAAATCCCGACTATTCTCCTGGGTATTGGCGGGACCGGGGGGCGGATCGTAGACCAATTAGCCGGAATGTACTACCGGCTTGAAGAGGAACATCGAAACAATATCCCAACTGAATTCCTGGTGCTGGATACCGACGTCAATGATATTAATAGAATCAAACATATTGAACCGCAAAAAGTATTTAGAATATCACGCAACTATTCTATAAAACAGTACATAGAATTGCATAATAATGGGCGAGATATCGAAGGCTGGTTCCCGATCTTATATCAATACCTGCACAACAAGTCAGTATTGGAGGGCGCCGGTCAAATTCGCATATTAGGAAGGCTGGCCCTGTACGCCATGTTTGAACAGCCGGGTTTTGAAGAGCGCGTTGCAAGCGAAATTCGAAATACGTTACGACAATGGCACGGTCAATTAGGGAATTTGCGTATTTTTTTGATCGGTTCCATTTGTGGCGGAACAGCCTCGGGTATTCTCATTCCTCTCACCCTGTGGTTGCACAAAGAATTTAATGCCTTGCATCCTCAAATCAAAGGGGTCTTCTTTTTGCCGGGAATTTATACCAATGCCTATAATCTTCCCATTAATCAACATGAACGTCTGCGTGTAAATGCTTATGCGGCGCTTAAAGAAATCGAAAATATGTTCCGCTTTATTTACGGTCTGTATGATCGGGATCAAAATGGCCTAAAACCTCGCCCCCTCCATTTCGACTTTCACCCCCAATATCGGAACTTTCAAATCACCAGCAATCAGCAGTTGTTTAAAATGGTATATCTGGTGGATTTTGAAAACATGAAAAACCAGCACCTGGTAAAAAGAGGCGAAGAATATGAGAATCTGGTGATTCACGGTATTTTCAATCAACTTTACACGCCAATCGCCAGCGCTCAGGGTTCTATTGAAGATAATAATATCATTCAAACTCTACAGACTTTAGGAAAACAAAAGTTAACCAATATTTATTGTACATTTGGCGTGGCGGCCGTGGAATATCCTTACGACGATTTGCTAAACTATTTAGCGCATCAATACAGTATTCGCACCATCTCCGAAAACTGGCTAAAGATCGATCGAGAATTTGAAGCGCGCAAAAAAAATTATGATATGCAGCGCCAGCAGGGCATTTTAAATCTTCCCGAACTCCGTTTAGAAAAAGAATATGTCTCCATTTTCGAATCCTTCAGCCAGAATGATACATTTTTTAATACTATTTCCAAGCGATTTAACATACAGGTGGAAGGGACAAACCTTACTGTTAATCAGGCCGATCATTATATTGAAGCTCTGGAAAAGCATCTATTAAACGAGCTACGGACTAATGAGTTGTATTTTAACTTTGCGTACAAGTATGCAAGAGGTATTGACGCCGAAACCCTGAAAGAAGAAGCAGACCCCGCGGATGCCATTGCTACTTTTGAACAAGATTTTGAAGAAATGAGACTCAAATTGAACCGCCCTGGCGACCAGGTGAGCGATATGGTGTTTAGACAATCTGTGTTGGTGGGAGAAGAAACTCCGGATGGCCAATTGTTAGAAATTCATTTGCAAAATTACATTCGAAAAGACTCACCTCATCCCATCGGGGTGCGTTATTTTTTGTATAAAGTAATGCTAAATTTGGAATCAAAAATCGAAAATATTGAAAAAGAATTGTTGCAATTAAATGATCAATTTAATTGGTACCAATATAAGGCATTTGATGATCCTGAAACCGAAGAAATCGAAAACGCCACCATGCGTTTTGATAGGATTCGCAATTCTGGTCTTATAAAACGTATGTTGAAGATTAATAAATTCTTAGAGAATTACAGCAATGAGGCAAGCAACCATATCCACCATTTAAAAAAGTACATGGAAGAATATGCTTTGCTGAAACTCTTTAAACGGATCTACGAAGAAGTGGATAATATTGTCGAAGAATATGAGACTTTTTTTGATTCTTTACCCACTCTCATTCATCTGGTGCAGGTAAAAATTTCAGAATTAGAAAACATGCACGATGCGCGCCAGAAAAATTCATTTAAACATTATATCTTTGCCAGCGCAGAATTGAAAAGAAAATTATGGGAGCAGGAGAAGTTTCGTCTGACCACCTTTAATGATCCTAAAATAAATCATGAAATTTATGAGTTACTTTTTAAAACCTATTATAACCGTTATCGTTCATCGTTTACTCTCTCGCGGCGACGTAAAATCCACTCTACCTATCCCCACAAATTCATAGATATTTTAATCCCGCGTTGTGTGGATGTGGTGCGTTCCTCAATCGGCGGTAATTATAATTTAAATTTTGCTGAAATTTTCAGGAAACGAATCGAATTGGAGAATCCCGACATGGAACCTCAGGAAATTGAAAGACTATACATCCAGGAAATTAAAATGCTTCTCAAATCCCTGTTCAACAGGGCAGAAGGATTTTTGCAGGTAGTGGATGACCGTAATATACAGACGATGATTTTTTTAGGAATTCATGAAGATGTTTTAAACTACCTGAGAAATACCATAAACGATTTCGATGCATTTATCCAGCAGGAAGCCGGTCAGCAAACCATATCGGATAACTTTTTTAACAATAGAATTATCCAGGCCTATCGCGTTCGTTACGGAATTACGGCTAAAGACATGGCTCGCTTTCATTTTAAAGATGGCGAATATTACCGAGCCTATCAAAAGTGTATTAAGAACATCTTTCAATCAGATGATCCTGAAGTTTTTCCGAATGATGTGTTGCCGCATTTAGATAAAAACTGGCATAAATATGGCTATTTGCCCGGCATATTTGAAGAAGAAATCGATCTTTACAACCGAATGAAAATGACGGCGATTACTGCGGGAAGACTAACTGACACCATCAATATTCAAAAGAGCCACCGTGCGCAAAATGAAATAATTGTAAGATGGCAGTGGCCGGGAGAACTGCTGCAAGAAAGTTTTATGAAAAAAATATCGCCTTCTACTTTTTGCATGATCCATTACTGGCTGGATGATCATGCAGGCTATATTCCCAGATTTCTGGACGAATTTAAAAATTGGGTTTTTAATTCAAACACCTATGACGAAAAAATATCTCATTTTCTACGTGTGTGGAAAGAACTAATGAAAAGCCTTCAGGAAGAACGAGGCAACTTAGATAATCAAACGTTTATTTACAACCTGGCGAAGCAGCTTTTGCCGATGTATAAGTATTTGGTAATGAACCAGGAAGGAATTTCGGATGACGAAAAATTCAAGCAATTCAACGCAGGACTTCAAAAATTTTCGGATTTACTCAACAAAAATACAAAGCTCCATCAGGATGAAAAAAACAATTTAACGAACATGATCGAAAGCGTTAACACGGCAGATGTAAAAGAGTTAGAGACGATTTTAACTCAATCGGAAATTTTACTTTAA